The Cytophagia bacterium CHB2 genome window below encodes:
- the truB gene encoding tRNA pseudouridine(55) synthase TruB, with protein sequence MTALPSNATVPVISKAELAAGMIWNINKPAGWTSFDVVNKLRYATRIKKVGHAGTLDPFATGVLLICFASATKQVEQLMTLDKEYEGVLELGAETDTHDVAGKIVATRPVPEFSRQQLEEVIARYRGALMQQPPAFSALKQGGQRLYKLARAGKSLVLEPRPVTVHFLDIIAVQLPEVTIRLACSRGTYVRSLARDIGNDLGCGAFLKTLQRTRIGPYTLAQSLTVEDFIKRLTD encoded by the coding sequence ATGACTGCGTTGCCGTCAAATGCCACTGTGCCCGTCATTTCAAAAGCCGAGCTTGCCGCCGGCATGATTTGGAATATCAACAAGCCTGCCGGCTGGACTTCGTTTGATGTGGTGAATAAACTGCGCTACGCTACGCGCATTAAAAAAGTCGGGCACGCCGGCACCCTGGATCCCTTTGCCACCGGTGTTTTGTTGATTTGTTTTGCCAGCGCCACCAAACAAGTCGAGCAATTGATGACGCTTGACAAGGAATATGAGGGCGTACTCGAACTCGGCGCGGAAACGGATACTCATGACGTTGCGGGTAAGATTGTCGCAACCAGGCCGGTGCCGGAGTTTTCGCGGCAACAGCTTGAAGAGGTGATAGCGCGTTACCGTGGAGCCCTCATGCAGCAGCCGCCGGCGTTTTCCGCTTTGAAACAAGGCGGTCAGCGGCTGTATAAGCTGGCGCGCGCCGGCAAAAGCCTGGTGCTTGAACCGCGGCCGGTGACTGTTCATTTTCTTGATATCATTGCCGTGCAGCTTCCAGAAGTGACAATCCGGCTGGCCTGCTCGCGCGGCACTTACGTGCGCAGTCTCGCGCGCGATATTGGAAACGATCTCGGTTGCGGCGCATTTCTCAAAACCCTGCAGCGCACGCGCATCGGACCGTATACGCTTGCTCAAAGCTTGACAGTTGAGGACTTCATCAAACGATTGACGGATTGA
- the rbfA gene encoding 30S ribosome-binding factor RbfA produces the protein MAHKRATRVASLLREILSEIISTQLKDPAVGRITISRVALSDDLRNARVYFSMLGTDAERQKTLEGLSRAAGFLRTEAGRRMDLRRAPDLQFVYDDTLDYADRIEQLLKQAFPTNPPEAT, from the coding sequence ATGGCACACAAACGCGCAACTCGAGTCGCTTCGTTGCTGCGTGAAATCCTCAGTGAGATTATTTCCACCCAGTTGAAGGACCCGGCCGTGGGGCGGATCACGATCTCCCGGGTCGCCCTTTCCGATGATTTACGAAACGCACGCGTGTATTTCAGTATGCTGGGAACCGACGCCGAACGGCAGAAGACGCTCGAAGGATTGTCACGCGCCGCCGGATTTTTGCGCACCGAAGCCGGCCGCCGCATGGATTTACGCCGCGCGCCAGATTTACAGTTCGTGTACGACGACACGCTGGATTATGCCGATCGTATCGAGCAATTGCTGAAGCAGGCCTTTCCAACAAATCCGCCGGAAGCGACGTAG
- a CDS encoding DUF503 domain-containing protein, protein MFVGVCQIEIMLPDSDSLKAKRFVLSSIKTKIQNKFNVSVAEVGNNDLWQRGLLGLALVTNEQKFVDQTFNKILELLYQEDRLEVLGHTIEVY, encoded by the coding sequence ATGTTTGTGGGCGTTTGTCAAATTGAAATCATGCTGCCGGACAGCGATTCTCTCAAAGCCAAGCGGTTTGTGCTCAGCAGCATCAAAACCAAGATTCAGAACAAATTCAACGTCTCGGTTGCGGAAGTCGGCAACAACGACTTATGGCAGCGCGGGCTGCTCGGCCTGGCCTTGGTGACCAACGAGCAAAAGTTCGTTGACCAAACGTTCAATAAAATACTCGAATTGCTGTATCAGGAAGATCGTCTGGAAGTGCTCGGCCATACGATTGAAGTGTATTGA